Proteins from a single region of Desulfolutivibrio sulfoxidireducens:
- the cobI gene encoding precorrin-2 C(20)-methyltransferase, translating into MSVGTLYGLGVGPGDPELVTLKAARILGRVDVILAASSTKNDYSLSLDIVRPHLRPGAEVIRLGFPMTRDQGILDAAWEENAARAADVLKSGRDAAFITLGDPLLYSTFGYLLPRLRSILPQAPVSIVPGITSFQAAAAAAGEVLAESGENLLILSGVADEARNRELLGLADRAVILKAYRNFPAIREMLRREGREGGTIFATRLGIEGERVVRELEDAPDAPHYLSLCLVGRRNGSGG; encoded by the coding sequence ATGAGCGTGGGCACGCTGTACGGACTGGGCGTGGGTCCCGGGGACCCGGAGCTTGTGACCCTCAAGGCGGCGAGGATCCTTGGCCGGGTGGATGTCATTCTGGCCGCCTCGTCCACCAAAAACGACTATTCCCTGTCCCTGGACATTGTCCGGCCGCACCTGCGGCCCGGGGCGGAGGTCATCCGGCTGGGCTTCCCCATGACCCGGGACCAGGGGATTCTGGACGCGGCCTGGGAAGAAAACGCGGCGCGTGCGGCGGACGTCCTGAAAAGCGGCCGGGACGCGGCGTTCATCACCCTGGGCGATCCGCTTTTGTACAGCACCTTCGGCTACCTGCTGCCCCGGCTGCGGTCGATTTTGCCGCAGGCCCCGGTGTCCATCGTCCCGGGCATCACCTCGTTTCAGGCCGCGGCTGCGGCGGCCGGGGAGGTGCTGGCCGAATCGGGTGAGAATCTGCTGATCCTCTCAGGTGTGGCGGACGAGGCGCGCAACAGGGAACTTCTGGGCCTGGCCGACCGGGCGGTGATCCTCAAGGCGTACCGCAACTTTCCGGCCATCCGGGAGATGCTGCGCCGCGAGGGCCGGGAGGGGGGGACGATTTTCGCCACGCGGCTGGGCATCGAGGGGGAGAGGGTGGTCCGGGAACTGGAAGACGCGCCGGACGCGCCGCACTATTTGTCGCTGTGCCTGGTGGGCAGGAGAAACGGCAGCGGTGGGTAG
- a CDS encoding ABC transporter substrate-binding protein, translating to MWWFPVVAAFLVLTAQAASAGIEITDDFGRRVVLKRPAKRVIALTGAVNETLCGMGLTDLIAARTDADREPAEVAALPTIGTHMRPNLELVLAHRPDVVVQIAGREESLEAALAIERMGIPVAVFEVHDFEGLFSMAERLGALTGETAAAGRFVAGLRERLLRVAGIVSRADRRPTVAVELRYPNLLLAGAGSMAADAAARAGGRLVPETGGKVARLGEEELLRLDPEYYLVETGPMNPDPVPVAKRPLFRELSAVPAGRVAVWTGRRLSRPGPEGVTGVEELARWLHPGLFPAGAPDARAGEVRP from the coding sequence GTGTGGTGGTTCCCGGTGGTGGCGGCGTTTTTGGTCCTGACGGCGCAAGCGGCCTCGGCCGGGATTGAGATCACCGACGACTTCGGCCGGCGGGTGGTTCTTAAGCGGCCGGCGAAGCGGGTGATCGCCCTGACCGGGGCGGTGAACGAGACCCTGTGCGGCATGGGGCTTACGGACCTGATCGCGGCGCGCACGGACGCGGACCGGGAGCCGGCCGAGGTTGCGGCCCTGCCGACCATCGGCACGCACATGCGGCCGAACCTGGAGCTTGTTTTGGCCCACAGGCCGGATGTGGTGGTGCAGATCGCGGGACGGGAGGAATCCCTGGAGGCGGCGTTGGCCATCGAGCGCATGGGCATTCCCGTGGCCGTGTTCGAGGTGCATGATTTCGAGGGGCTTTTTTCCATGGCCGAGCGGCTCGGGGCGCTCACGGGCGAGACCGCGGCGGCCGGGCGGTTCGTGGCCGGACTTCGGGAGCGGCTTTTACGGGTGGCCGGGATCGTGTCCCGGGCGGACAGGCGGCCCACGGTGGCCGTGGAACTGCGCTACCCCAACCTGCTCCTCGCCGGGGCCGGGTCCATGGCCGCCGACGCGGCGGCCCGGGCCGGGGGGCGGCTTGTGCCGGAAACCGGGGGCAAGGTGGCCCGGCTTGGCGAGGAGGAGCTGTTGCGACTTGATCCGGAGTATTACCTGGTGGAGACAGGTCCCATGAATCCCGACCCGGTGCCGGTGGCAAAGCGGCCCCTGTTTCGGGAGCTTTCGGCCGTACCGGCCGGGCGCGTGGCGGTATGGACGGGAAGACGGCTCAGCCGTCCGGGGCCGGAGGGGGTCACGGGCGTGGAGGAACTGGCCCGGTGGCTGCATCCGGGGCTTTTTCCCGCAGGAGCGCCGGACGCCCGGGCCGGGGAGGTCCGGCCATGA
- a CDS encoding ABC transporter ATP-binding protein, whose translation MIECVGLRAGYGSREVLSGIDLRVGKGEMVGLLGPNGSGKTTLLHVLSGVVVPGAGMVRIAGRDVGTMRPRQRARQVAAVPQRAEPVAGMTVMGLVLLGRYPYLSFAGGYGPGDRAAADAALADTGLAGLADRESATLSGGEFQTALLARALCQATEILLLDEAAANLDVARKAAMHELLRKKNARGLTVVSAVHDLNLAALYCDRLIFLKNGRVAADGPTDAVFTQKIVEEVYETTFHVFAHPIVGTPQGVVVPGGGGVFGPDGASGLGRD comes from the coding sequence GTGATCGAGTGTGTTGGACTTCGGGCCGGATATGGGAGCCGGGAGGTGCTGTCGGGCATCGACCTGCGGGTTGGAAAGGGGGAGATGGTCGGGTTACTTGGCCCCAACGGCAGCGGCAAGACCACGCTGTTGCATGTGCTGTCCGGGGTGGTGGTTCCCGGGGCGGGAATGGTGCGGATCGCGGGCCGGGACGTGGGGACCATGCGGCCGAGGCAGCGCGCCCGGCAGGTGGCGGCGGTGCCGCAGCGGGCGGAGCCGGTGGCCGGGATGACGGTTATGGGGTTGGTCCTTCTGGGGCGGTATCCGTACCTGTCGTTTGCCGGCGGTTACGGCCCGGGGGACCGGGCGGCGGCGGACGCGGCCCTGGCGGACACGGGCCTGGCCGGACTGGCCGATCGGGAGAGTGCGACCCTTTCGGGCGGCGAATTCCAGACCGCGCTTCTGGCCCGGGCGCTGTGCCAGGCAACGGAAATTCTGCTTCTGGACGAGGCCGCCGCGAACCTGGACGTGGCCCGCAAGGCGGCCATGCATGAGCTTTTGCGGAAAAAAAACGCCCGGGGGCTGACCGTGGTCTCGGCGGTGCATGACCTCAATCTGGCGGCGCTGTACTGCGACCGGCTGATATTTCTGAAAAACGGACGAGTGGCGGCCGACGGCCCGACGGACGCGGTCTTTACCCAAAAAATCGTGGAAGAGGTGTATGAGACGACGTTTCATGTGTTTGCCCATCCGATCGTGGGGACGCCCCAGGGTGTGGTGGTTCCCGGTGGTGGCGGCGTTTTTGGTCCTGACGGCGCAAGCGGCCTCGGCCGGGATTGA
- a CDS encoding FecCD family ABC transporter permease, translating to MQHHRLFTFLLIAAVPVSVLAGCLAGAYPVPWRAVVGILGGGEGYDARWVTVVVEMRLYRVVLAWLVGAGLAMSGVAFQGALRNPLAEPFTLGVSGGAAFGAAVAIGLGWTGTWMVPGMSIVPLCALVGALLALGAALTLGRGAGGASRETLVLAGIVVSAFLSACISLFKALNEESAASIVFWIMGGFQGRGLADVWLYLPWFGLGTCVVWRYSRELDVLSLGDAQAVQLGVAASRVRVAVLAAASCMAGAAVSVCGVVGFVGLAVPHLARLAFGGSSRGLLAWSGLLGGTLVVWSDIAARTILPGGAELPVGVVTALLGGPFFLFLLRRKAGGGA from the coding sequence ATGCAACACCATCGTCTCTTCACCTTCCTCCTCATCGCGGCCGTGCCGGTATCGGTGCTGGCCGGGTGTCTGGCGGGAGCGTATCCGGTGCCGTGGCGCGCGGTGGTGGGGATATTGGGTGGTGGCGAGGGCTATGACGCGCGGTGGGTGACGGTTGTCGTGGAGATGCGTTTGTACCGGGTGGTATTGGCCTGGCTTGTGGGCGCGGGGCTGGCCATGTCCGGGGTGGCCTTCCAGGGGGCGCTTCGCAATCCGCTGGCCGAGCCGTTCACGTTGGGGGTTTCTGGAGGCGCGGCCTTTGGCGCGGCGGTGGCCATAGGGCTTGGCTGGACGGGTACGTGGATGGTTCCGGGAATGTCGATTGTGCCGCTGTGCGCGTTGGTGGGGGCGCTTTTGGCGCTTGGGGCGGCGTTGACGTTGGGGCGCGGGGCGGGGGGGGCGTCGCGGGAGACGCTGGTATTGGCCGGCATTGTGGTCTCGGCCTTTTTGTCGGCGTGCATCTCGCTTTTCAAGGCCTTAAACGAGGAGTCGGCGGCAAGCATCGTGTTCTGGATCATGGGCGGCTTCCAGGGCCGGGGACTGGCGGACGTGTGGCTGTATCTGCCGTGGTTCGGGCTGGGGACGTGCGTGGTCTGGCGCTATTCCCGGGAGCTGGACGTGTTGTCCCTGGGCGACGCCCAGGCCGTGCAGTTGGGAGTTGCGGCCTCGCGGGTCCGGGTGGCGGTGCTGGCGGCGGCAAGCTGCATGGCCGGAGCGGCGGTCTCGGTGTGCGGCGTGGTGGGGTTCGTGGGTCTGGCGGTGCCGCATCTGGCGCGGCTGGCGTTTGGGGGGTCGAGCCGGGGTCTTCTGGCCTGGTCCGGGCTGTTGGGGGGGACCCTGGTGGTCTGGTCGGACATTGCGGCCAGGACGATTCTGCCCGGCGGCGCGGAGTTGCCGGTGGGGGTGGTCACGGCGCTTCTGGGCGGCCCGTTCTTTCTTTTTTTGCTGCGCAGGAAGGCCGGAGGCGGGGCGTGA